Within the Nitratireductor basaltis genome, the region ATGTTCCTGCAGTGGAATGACGATATTTTTAGCTGGGTAATGAAGCGTGCAGGAGGATGAGCAGCGGGAACCGATGAGGCACGTTTGCCGTTTGGCCGGCATGGCAGAAGATGATCCGCACAGCATCAACGACATATTGGATCGCCTTCACGAGACGGCGGAGGACGAGAAAAAGGTCAGCATCGGACAGATGATGGACGCCTTCGGGCATCGCTCATACGGGCCGTTTCTGATCGTGCCTCCCCTCATCGAGTTTTCGCCTCTCGGCGCAATTCCAGGGGTGCCCACCTTCCTGGCCTTCATCGTGTTCATGTTCGCAGTCCAGATACTCATTGGAAAGAAGCATTTCTGGCTGCCGGACTTCGTGCTCAAGCGCGAGATTTCTGCCGACAAGCTGGACAAGGGCACCAGAAAGGCGCGGTCGACCGCGAACTTTCTCGACCGTCATTTTCACGGGCGGATGCGCTGGCTGACGACCAAACCATTCATACGGGTGGCGGCGGCCATCACTATGTTGCTCACCCTGGCAGTTCCGCCCCTGGAACTCCTCCCCTTCGCAAGCACGGGCCCCATGCTCGCCATAGCCACACT harbors:
- a CDS encoding exopolysaccharide biosynthesis protein, whose protein sequence is MRHVCRLAGMAEDDPHSINDILDRLHETAEDEKKVSIGQMMDAFGHRSYGPFLIVPPLIEFSPLGAIPGVPTFLAFIVFMFAVQILIGKKHFWLPDFVLKREISADKLDKGTRKARSTANFLDRHFHGRMRWLTTKPFIRVAAAITMLLTLAVPPLELLPFASTGPMLAIATLGLALLVRDGMLMILASLIAIAAVGAGLWFFVGG